The Malus sylvestris chromosome 3, drMalSylv7.2, whole genome shotgun sequence genomic sequence TTTGTCAAAAGCTCGATTTCAGTTTCTCAGGTCAAAGCTTTCACTTGGCTATACTCCgttcagcttgagggggtgtaaagaCACACATTATCCTCAGTCAAGTCAACAGTGCCAACTAGACTCCAAGTCACCAACACAGTCATCAATTACTTAGTGAATAAGTTTGTTTGCTGTAACTATTTTGTAACTAATCATAGATTATGATTAATTAGTTACATTAGTTGGTAACTAATCTTTATTAACTTTTGTGTATAAATACCCCAATGTAATCAGTTTTTAATCAATGAGAAATACTTTTCTATTAAGGCCCACTTTCCTTCTATTTTCCATGTTTCATATTCCATGGAAATGTTTGATCATGCTCCTTTATTCTAACTCTTCACTCCCTCAAATTAAGAAGTGACTCATTACTTGGGCCATAAATTTTTGCAACCACCACATTGATTTATAATATAATCTTTTGGTTAATTAACTCTGAAACTGTACTTAATTAGTCTCTTCTGTCtgatctctctcttcccttaaACACAAAAAAAGGGCTAAAAAAGCTTCTTCTTTCGGTTGAGTTTAGACAACGGTTGTGGTATCCTCTCTCGAACACACAAAAATGGTTTTGTAAGCCTGCTGCTTGGTGCTCAGTCTATAGACAACAGTTGTACTACCCTCTACTTCTGATTCTACACTTTATTCGTCGGTAGCTATGGATTTTGATGTCGGTAAGCTTTGCTTCGGCCGATGCTTGCTCAAACTGTCTTGTGACTTTTGCAGGTTTAGCAATGTGTAAACAGACTggtttgaaagtgcttttaaaatgactgaaagcacaaaatttgtgaaaactaatctttagtaaaaatgcaagagaATCGtggaaaaacacttgaagtgctaCGTGATTCTTGCAGGAAGCACATAACTTCCTTACAAATGCACATAAAACCCGGATCcaaattaaacaaacataagGTAGTCCCTTAGCAGTATCACACAAGACTTGAGCAATGATTTGTTCTTCTCAGTTATTAGAATCAAATATTTGTTTTCTCAAATATTAATCAAAAATACACATACGGgtaatttctttgttttttgcaattgtCAAACAAAAAAGAACGGTTTCACAAAAGGGACGCTAAACAGACAATAAAAAGGCATTAAGACATCACCAAAAATTTGATTTTAGACTACAGTAAATAGACATCGGGGAAATAAAAATACGATGTTCCTTGATGAATTAGGCATCGATTTGTATATATCGAAGTCTCCGTACTTAAAGGCATCAAATATTGAAGGTTTCTGAAACTCTGAAATGTGaagttttattcatttattgCATACATAGTTGCATTTTCTAGGGGaccatttttttaaaaatgggTACCTACGGAAGTCAGGCACAGACACGACGCCGTTTCAGGTTCAAGGGGGGTGTTGCGGACGCTGCGGTCTGAGACTTGTTCTCCATGGCGAGCATCTTGAGAGAAATTTTCCGTAGATAATCCGACTGGAAAAAGCAATCCATACACAACTTAAGTTACAACGCTATCCAGTATCCGCATTACAAATAAAGTTGAAAAATAAGCATCTATGTAAGTAATAACATTTGCAGTGCAAGGCAACACAAATAGGTTTGGATTCCAAGAGTTCTGGAAGTACCTGGCTGAGGGCAACAGTATAGATTTTTTCCTCAAACCTTACAGCAATCCTCTCGAGTTCACGTAGTCCCTCCTCACCATTAAAGGGAAGGAACCTCTTCAACACTTCCGTTCTTCATATGCAATACATTCAATACGTCATTGATCATGATCAAGGAATGGAGGTAGAGTTCTCAACAAACAAAAGTTTAATCACTGTGAATAAAGGACTAAACCTAATTAAGGAATGGAACTCGTCACAAATTTCTAATAAATACAGAACTGGGGTACTCTAAACAGACAAGAAGCAGTATACATAACAAGTTTTAGTaccagttttattttattttagttccaGTACGTGTCTCTCGAAGTTTTAGATTTATTAAAAAGTTTATAACCAGTTCTGTTTCTACATGATTTCTAGACTTTCTTTTTCTCACTTACATCTTGGCAATAATTCTGTGTCGTGAATCTGGCTGTAATTGGCTCCTCCAATTGCTTGTGACCATTGAAGTTTCTCCACCTTGAGGCTTGTTTTCCATGGTGAGCATCTTCATAGAAATTTTCTGAAGATAATCCGACTGATAAAAAAGATCCACACAACTTAGATTAGAATCCATCCCCGTACGTATATATCCACAATACAAAAAACTTGGAAAATTAACATTTATGTAAGAAAAACTACATAGGCGATATGTAATGCAccatgaaaaatcatatttaacCCCAAGAGTTAGGGAATAACCTGGCTTGAGGCAGCAACATATATCTTTTCCTCAAACCTTGCAGCAATCTTCTCGAGTTCACGTAATCCCTCCTCCCCACTGAAAGGAAGGTGCCTCTTTAATGTTTCCATTCTGTACACGCAAATGAGCAATATATTCAATAAGTTACTGACCATGATGAACAAACAAAGTTACATCACGCTGAACAAAGAACTCGACCAAATTGTTCCAAACGAAAATATTGGAAAATAACTAGTTACATATTTgcagtaaaaaataaaactggGGAAGATGATGTATCTGACAATAAGCAGTATATATAACACGATTTGGTACCTCTTGTATTGTACTTTCATTGCCCAAACAAAAGACTATTGTATTTTCAGTATCTCTCCAAGGAGTACAAAGAAATAATATTCGAAGATTTCCagattctctttcttcttctaacGATACTTACATCTTGGCAACAATTCTGCGTCGTGAATCTAGCTGCAATTGGCTTCTCCAATCACCTGTCTCCATTGAAGGCTCTCCACCTTCAAGGGGTCTCTGATAATTGCCATCCATCAAAACTGACCAACCAAACACATTAATTggacttgaaaaaaaaaattgaattggaGAAACCAAATCTAAGAAAGGAGTGAACTATAAATTAACCTTAGAATTGGATTAACCAAGTATtcagaaaaaaaatctaatgCATATAAACTTGAAACAAAAGTCGGTGTTCATACCTGGATCAAGACTTACGTGGGAGACTGCAACCTGAGATTTGGTCTCTATGGTGAACATCTTGATAGAAATTTTCCGTAAATAATCTGTCTGGAAAAAGAGATCCCCACATAATCTAGATCACAACTCTATCGAGTATCcacaatacaaataaacttgAAAATAAGACATCTATGTCAGTAATGACAACATAAAAAGATTTTGAACCCCAAGACTTCTTGAAGTACCTGACTTGAGGCAGAAACATATATCTCTTCCTCAAATGTTACAGCAATCCTCTCGAGTTCACGTAATCCCTCCGGACCATCAAAGGGAATGTGCCTCACCATCGTTTCAATTCTTTGTATGCAATAGATTCAATACGTCACAAACTAAAAGTATAGGAATTTACACACAAATGGAACTCGTTACAAATT encodes the following:
- the LOC126616349 gene encoding uncharacterized protein LOC126616349 isoform X1, which encodes MNTNIQTRPPQGGQPPMEAGDDWRTQLQSESRHRIVAKIIETMKRHIPFDGPEGLREIERIAVTFEENMYVGASSQSDYLRKISLKMLTMETKSQTAVSHASLDPVLMDTNIQTRPPQGGEPPMEAGVDWRSQLQSESRHRIVAKIIETMVRHIPFDGPEGLRELERIAVTFEEEIYVSASSQTDYLRKISIKMFTIETKSQVAVSHVSLDPVLMDGNYQRPLEGGEPSMETGDWRSQLQLDSRRRIVAKIMETLKRHLPFSGEEGLRELEKIAARFEEKIYVAASSQSDYLQKISMKMLTMENKPQGGETSMVTSNWRSQLQPDSRHRIIAKITEVLKRFLPFNGEEGLRELERIAVRFEEKIYTVALSQSDYLRKISLKMLAMENKSQTAASATPPLNLKRRRVCA
- the LOC126616349 gene encoding uncharacterized protein LOC126616349 isoform X2, encoding MNTNIQTRPPQGGQPPMEAGDDWRTQLQSESRHRIVAKIIETMKRHIPFDGPEGLREIERIAVTFEENMYVGASSQSDYLRKISLKMLTMETKSQTAVSHASLDPVLMDTNIQTRPPQGGEPPMEAGVDWRSQLQSESRHRIVAKIIETMVRHIPFDGPEGLRELERIAVTFEEEIYVSASSQTDYLRKISIKMFTIETKSQVAVSHVSLDPVLMDGNYQRPLEGGEPSMETGDWRSQLQLDSRRRIVAKIMETLKRHLPFSGEEGLRELEKIAARFEEKIYVAASSQSDYLQKISMKMLTMENKPQGGETSMVTSNWRSQLQPDSRHRIIAKID